A portion of the Leptospira inadai serovar Lyme str. 10 genome contains these proteins:
- the atpC gene encoding ATP synthase F1 subunit epsilon, with product MASPKLTVSVISPEKLLYTGDADSLIVPGSEGFFGVLPGHTSLVSLLGIGVLEIRQGNKTKIAVIEGGFFEIRNNNVTILTDHGSLKEEIDLEAAKKALEDAEALPLSQEKNLLLQKAKTRILAASR from the coding sequence ATGGCTAGTCCTAAGCTTACGGTTTCCGTTATTTCTCCGGAAAAGCTTCTCTATACCGGAGATGCCGATAGTCTGATTGTTCCGGGAAGCGAGGGATTCTTCGGAGTCCTTCCGGGACACACATCACTGGTATCCTTACTTGGAATCGGTGTTCTAGAAATCAGGCAAGGAAACAAAACGAAGATCGCGGTGATCGAAGGCGGTTTCTTTGAAATCCGCAATAATAATGTTACGATCTTAACGGATCACGGTAGCTTGAAAGAAGAGATCGATTTAGAAGCCGCCAAAAAAGCCCTGGAAGACGCGGAAGCTCTTCCGCTTTCTCAGGAGAAAAATCTCCTCCTCCAAAAGGCAAAAACCCGAATTTTAGCGGCTTCTCGCTAA
- the atpD gene encoding F0F1 ATP synthase subunit beta — MSKGKIKQIIGSVLDIEFESGHLPEIFNALEIQSSGGGKKEKIVAEVQQHIGGATVRAIALSSTDGLIRGQEVIDTGTSISVPVGEVTLGRIFNVLGEAIDEGPVVQVKERKPIHRAAPGYEDLSSRTEVFETGIKVIDLLAPYIKGGKTGLFGGAGVGKTVLIQELINNIAKQHGGFSVFAGVGERTREGNDLWREMKESGVIDKTVLCYGQMNEPPGARLRVALSALTMAEHFRDSIGTDVLLFVDNIFRFSQAGSEVSALLGRMPSAVGYQPTLSTEMGALQERITSTRKGSITSVQAIYVPADDLTDPAPATAFAHLDATTVLSRAISDKGIYPAVDPLDSTSRVMNAEVLGQEHYGVAREVQRILQRYKDLQDIIAILGMDELSEDDKVLVARARKIEKFLSQPFHVAEVFTGFPGKYVKLADTVRSFKEVISGNYDHLPEQAFYMVGTIEDAIEKSKNLRA; from the coding sequence ATGAGCAAAGGTAAGATCAAACAAATCATCGGGTCGGTTCTGGATATCGAGTTTGAATCCGGGCACCTACCTGAAATTTTTAACGCACTTGAAATTCAATCCTCTGGCGGAGGAAAGAAGGAAAAAATCGTAGCGGAAGTCCAGCAACACATAGGTGGCGCGACGGTTCGCGCGATCGCCCTTTCTTCCACTGACGGATTGATTCGGGGTCAGGAAGTAATCGATACTGGGACTTCAATTTCCGTTCCTGTGGGCGAAGTAACTCTAGGCCGAATTTTCAACGTATTAGGGGAGGCCATCGACGAGGGGCCGGTCGTTCAAGTCAAAGAACGCAAACCGATTCATCGCGCCGCTCCGGGATACGAAGATCTTTCCTCCCGCACCGAAGTCTTTGAAACCGGGATTAAAGTAATCGATCTTCTTGCTCCTTACATCAAGGGAGGAAAGACCGGACTCTTCGGAGGAGCCGGGGTCGGTAAGACCGTTCTTATCCAAGAATTAATCAATAATATCGCGAAACAACACGGAGGTTTTTCCGTGTTCGCGGGAGTCGGGGAAAGAACCCGGGAAGGAAACGACCTTTGGCGCGAGATGAAGGAATCCGGAGTCATAGACAAGACCGTACTTTGTTACGGCCAGATGAACGAACCTCCCGGTGCGCGTCTGAGAGTTGCACTCTCCGCACTTACAATGGCCGAACATTTCCGCGATTCGATCGGAACGGATGTACTATTATTCGTGGATAATATTTTCCGTTTCTCGCAAGCAGGTTCCGAAGTATCCGCTCTTTTAGGAAGGATGCCGTCCGCAGTGGGTTATCAGCCGACTCTATCCACCGAGATGGGTGCTCTCCAAGAAAGGATTACTTCGACCCGAAAAGGATCCATTACGTCGGTTCAGGCCATCTATGTTCCCGCCGACGACTTGACCGACCCGGCTCCTGCAACGGCATTCGCCCACTTGGATGCGACTACGGTTCTTTCCCGCGCAATTTCCGATAAAGGAATCTATCCTGCCGTGGATCCATTGGATTCAACGTCTCGGGTTATGAACGCGGAAGTTTTAGGACAAGAGCATTACGGTGTGGCTCGAGAAGTTCAACGGATTCTACAGCGTTATAAGGATCTTCAGGATATTATCGCCATTTTGGGTATGGACGAACTTTCCGAGGATGACAAGGTTCTTGTGGCTCGTGCCAGAAAAATCGAAAAATTCCTGTCTCAACCATTCCATGTTGCGGAAGTCTTCACAGGATTCCCAGGAAAATATGTCAAATTGGCAGATACGGTCCGTTCTTTCAAAGAAGTGATTTCCGGAAATTACGATCATCTTCCCGAGCAAGCCTTCTATATGGTCGGGACCATCGAAGATGCGATCGAGAAATCCAAAAACCTGAGGGCATAA